A window of the Chanodichthys erythropterus isolate Z2021 chromosome 21, ASM2448905v1, whole genome shotgun sequence genome harbors these coding sequences:
- the mov10a gene encoding putative helicase mov-10-B.1, whose translation MPSLRTSYEVGLDFLQFLGQRISKTDINELRNIYNFEFKRDGRQDPTFSNVINALKVFNKATTGNGKVMFRWKPKVRVYYCDQWKSFTKQKTKKSATDSVPASSSPPITNPVLTPKRKLASEILNKLRVKRAELIKDKGGVEITSDPKATKGKVTFTIKELGKLFVVKFHIVNRGESCVYFTYYTALHKMRCFTLVDKRRVNRVSPLLLCPGESYVVEVRYNIHHHGHFPATMYFEFCPEADPPGTAKPFCVVRELEAVVQTGLAGTLGPESPYNPKQNRRLRPENRIVEEGVPPESSIRHGLEIIVKLKQYNYPVYLKELAKHKLEDSEHLSPSVRQQLPRVRRVLDTPLCMKIYTERFHLLLYLEEIQMEVDIKKYDLYGKTMTLDKANKRLLVLNVPGVAENRPSVLRGDKLNVCVSKDRNQPVTVYEGYVHCVELERVKLGFSNKLLKLFVNNMKFDVEFNINRFPLKLQHRAVELAVQHKLGDVLFPSDKGNKHTALPHLRMFNKDLENNPEQKAAVQHILSGTSKPAPYLIFGPPGTGKTVTVVEAIKQVNKSEATTHILACAPSNSACDLLCERLLGYVDGHRLYRLYAPSRDLKAVPQKLLKHSNWSKADGSFLLPTREVLMNYTVIVVTLVTAGRLVSGGVAKGHFTHIFIDEAGQAVEPECLIGVAGLLDPVKGQLVLAGDPQQLGPVLRSPLAQLHGMSQSLLERLMKQNTLYQKIQDGNSVYDSRFVTKLLRNYRSHPAILKIPNELFYENELQVFANQMEREAFCHWEHLPKKGFPVVFHGVMGKDEREANSPSFFNVTEIEVIVSYLNKLMETQGKKGLPKLSANDIGIIAPYRKQVEKIRKALNTVAEINKWKDIKVGSVEEFQGQERKVIIVSTVRSSVNYVRMDQDFNIGFLSNEKRFNVAMTRAKALLIVVGNPVILSKDPTWQRFIRYCELEQGNTGFDYKDAEGEEDVVSRLASLKISSDDTDESPLQQHVHPEWRAEQ comes from the exons ATGCCTTCTCTCAGAACATCATACGAAGTAGGGCTTGACTTTCTACAGTTTCTGGGGCAGAGGATCTCGAAAACAGACATTAACGAACTTCGGAATATTTACAACTTTGAGTTCAAAAG GGATGGAAGACAAGACCCCACATTTTCCAATGTGATCAATGCCTTAAAAGTTTTCAATAAAGCCACTACAGGGAATGGGAAAGTCATGTTTCGCTGGAAACCAAAG GTGCGAGTGTACTACTGCGATCAGTGGAAGTCCTTCACAAAGCAGAAGACCAAAAAGTCAGCCACAGATTCTGTCCCAGCATCCTCTTCTCCTCCGATCACGAACCCTGTCCTGACTCCGAAGAGGAAGCTCGCTTCAGAAATCCTCAACAAACTCCGAGTGAAACG aGCTGAGCTCATCAAAGACAAAGGAGGTGTTGAAATAACCTCTGACCCCAAGGCCACCAAAGGGAAGGTTACGTTTACCATCAAGGAGCTAGGGAAGCTGTTTGTGGTGAAGTTTCACATCGTAAACCGGGGCGAGAGCTGCGTCTACTTCACGTACTACACAGCCTTACACAAGATGCGCTGCTTTACTCTCGTGGATAAGAGGAGAGTGAACCGTGtttctcctcttcttctctgtCCAG GTGAGAGTTATGTTGTTGAAGTGCGATACAACATCCACCATCACGGACACTTTCCAGCTACCATGTACTTTGAGTTCTGCCCAGAGGCGGATCCTCCTGGAACTGCTAAGCCCTTctgtgtagtccgggaactggaGGCAGTGGTTCAGACTGGACTAGCTGGAACACTGGGCCCAGAGAGCCCATATAACCCCAAACAGAACAGACGACTCCGTCCAGAGAACAGGATTGTGGAAGAAGGGGTACCACCTGAGAG TTCCATCAGACATGGTCTGGAGATTATAGTCAAGTTGAAACAATATAATTACCCAGTCTACTTGAAGGAGTTGGCCAAACACAAGCTGGAGGACTCGGAGCACCTATCACCCTCAGTAAGACAGCAACTTCCCAGAGTGAG GCGAGTGCTGGACACTCCGCTTTGCATGAAGATCTACACCGAGCGCTTTCACCTACTTCTGTACCTGGAAGAGATTCAGATGGAGGTGGACATCAAGAAGTATGATCTCTATGGCAAGACCATGACCCTCGACAAAGCAAACAAAAGGTTGCTTGTTCTCAAT GTACCAGGGGTGGCAGAGAACAGACCGTCCGTACTGCGAGGAGATAAACTGAACGTGTGTGTGTCAAAGGACAGGAACCAGCCCGTCACTGTCTATGAAGGCTATGTCCATTGTGTAGAACTTGAGAGAGTTAAACTCGGCTTCTCAAACAA GCTTCTCAAGCTGTTTGTCAACAATATGAAGTTTGATGTGGAGTTCAACATCAATCGCTTCCCCTTGAAGCTTCAGCACAGGGCGGTGGAGCTCGCTGTCCAGCACAAACTGGGCGATGTGCTGTTCCCCTCTGATAAGGGCAATAAACACACTGCACTACCACACCTGAG AATGTTCAACAAAGATTTAGAGAACAACCCTGAGCAGAAGGCGGCAGTGCAACACATCCTGTCAGGCACATCCAAGCCAGCACCTTACTTGATCTTTGGACCCCCTGGTACAGGCAAAACTGTCACAGTAGTGGAGGCCATAAAGCAG GTGAATAAGTCCGAGGCCACGACCCATATCCTGGCCTGTGCTCCCTCAAACAGTGCCTGTGACCTCCTGTGTGAGAGGTTATTAGGATATGTGGACGGCCATCGCCTCTATCGACTTTATGCCCCCAGTAGAGACCTGAAAGCTGTACCGCAGAAACTGCTG AAACACAGTAACTGGAGTAAAGCTGATGGCAGCTTCCTGCTTCCAACTAGAGAAGTTTTGATGAACTACACAGTCATTGTGGTTACACTGGTCACCGCTGGAAG GCTTGTGTCAGGAGGTGTTGCTAAGGgtcatttcacacacattttcatagATGAGGCTGGACAAGCCGTGGAGCCTGAGTGTCTCATCGGGGTTGCAG GTTTGCTCGACCCTGTGAAGGGCCAGCTGGTTTTGGCCGGAGACCCACAGCAGTTGGGCCCCGTTTTGAGATCCCCACTGGCACAACTACACGGAATGA GTCAGTCCCTCCTGGAGAGGCTAATGAAACAGAACACTCTCTATCAGAAGATCCAGGATGGTAATTCTGTATATGACAGCCGCTTCGTCACCAAACTTCTCCGCAACTACAG GTCTCATCCCGCCATCCTCAAGATCCCCAATGAGCTCTTCTACGAGAATGAGCTGCAAGTGTTTGCAAACCAGATGGAGCGGGAGGCCTTCTGTCACTGGGAGCATCTCCCTAAGAAG GGATTTCCTGTCGTGTTTCATGGAGTGATGGGGAAGGATGAAAGAGAGGCCAACAGTCCTTCGTTCTTCAACGTGACCGAGATCGAGGTCATCGTCAGCTACCTCAACAAGCTCATGGAAACGCAGGGCAAGAAGGGCCTGCCAAAACTCAGCGCCAATGACATTGGCATTATTGCTCCTTACAGGAAACAG gTGGAAAAAATTCGGAAGGCTCTGAACACTGTGGCGGAGATAAACAAATGGAAAGATATCAAG GTGGGGTCAGTGGAAGAGTTTCAGGGTCAAGAGAGAAAAGTCATCATAGTTTCTACTGTCCGTAGTAGCGTAAACTATGTCAGAATGGACCAAGACTTCAACATTGGCTTCCTCTCAAATGAGAAG AGGTTTAATGTGGCCATGACAAGAGCCAAAGCCCTGCTCATTGTGGTGGGAAACCCAGTTATCCTAAGCAAGGATCCTACTTGGCAGAG GTTTATCCGGTACTGTGAACTTGAGCAGGGCAACACTGGCTTTGACTACAAAGATGCTGAAGGAGAGGAGGATGTGGTCAGCCGGCTGGCGTCTTTAAAAATCAGCTCTGATG ATACTGACGAGAGCCCACTACAGCAGCATGTGCACCCGGAGTGGAGAGCTGAACAATGA